From a region of the Zingiber officinale cultivar Zhangliang chromosome 10B, Zo_v1.1, whole genome shotgun sequence genome:
- the LOC122030016 gene encoding U-box domain-containing protein 40-like codes for MASRVPRCQLSSPRCSPPPSAAAAAADALLAEAAPAQFLCPVSRSLMGDPVVFAATGWTFERSCVLACLELGIAPPDLSPRLPSSSISSPPSMPVLIPNATLKSAIHNWCDARGLPRPLPIPLDAARALVRRLVPSDSPPSTSAVIFRSSPGGLASSDCGGKEKYGALGTNSLRFVPENKKDQSLKVPALASGSTSRADDTLRLKLSEIDINSEESPENSPLCSSPFTSSSSHRTSSSSSLEIDNTKATLLTCSDVDAFEDEILAKLTNDDIKEQEFAAISLRHATRENRVCRIKLCSRRLLAALRSMVLSRCAAVQVSAVAAIVNLSLEPENKVAIVSCGVVLPLVDVLKHGQPEVREHAAAAFFSLALEEENRVTIGSLGAIPPLLSLFSCLTNAGLRARRDAGMALYYLSLADLNRSKIAQTAGAVRALFAVAEATGECEAAAAIQTSPRRLGPGLPRLAMMVISHLAACSDGRSALMDAEAIAAAVALMRSDAAAMEEHCVAVLYGMSRDRYRFPGLARAAGAEQILMRVAEGGNGDVRRRMATKTLRAIRRQDDDETAPVSRRTTGSTADGNSRANSDGLVSFRLDNTAAGDGSHNKSAPF; via the coding sequence ATGGCAAGCCGCGTTCCGCGTTGCCAGCTTTCCTCTCCCCGCTGTTCTCCGCCTCcctctgctgctgctgctgctgctgacgccCTCCTGGCGGAGGCAGCGCCTGCGCAGTTCCTGTGCCCCGTCTCGCGCTCGCTCATGGGGGATCCTGTCGTTTTCGCCGCCACAGGGTGGACCTTCGAGCGGAGCTGCGTCCTTGCTTGCCTCGAGCTTGGCATCGCCCCTCCCGACCTCTCCCCGCGACTTCCTTCTTCCTCGATTTCGTCCCCCCCTTCGATGCCCGTGCTGATCCCCAACGCCACCCTCAAATCTGCCATCCACAACTGGTGCGACGCCCGTGGTCTCCCCCGTCCTCTCCCCATCCCTCTCGACGCCGCCCGCGCCCTCGTCCGCCGCCTCGTACCCTCCGATTCCCCTCCCTCCACTTCCGCCGTTATTTTTCGTTCTTCTCCTGGTGGATTGGCTTCCAGTGATTGCGGTGGAAAAGAAAAATATGGAGCCTTGGGGACTAACTCGCTCCGTTTCGTCCCAGAGAACAAAAAGGACCAATCCTTGAAGGTTCCGGCGTTAGCTTCTGGATCAACTAGCCGAGCAGACGACACACTGAGGTTGAAATTGAGTGAAATAGATATCAATTCAGAGGAATCGCCGGAAAATTCTCCTTTGTGTTCTTCGCCCTTCACCTCCAGCTCCTCCCATCgcacttcttcatcttcctctcttgAGATCGACAACACAAAAGCTACTCTCTTGACTTGTTCGGACGTCGATGCGTTCGAAGATGAGATCTTGGCCAAGTTGACGAATGACGACATCAAGGAGCAGGAATTCGCAGCGATCTCCCTCCGCCATGCCACCAGAGAGAATCGCGTCTGCCGAATCAAACTCTGTAGCCGCCGCCTACTCGCCGCCCTCCGCTCCATGGTCCTCTCTCGCTGTGCCGCTGTACAGGTTAGCGCCGTCGCCGCCATTGTGAACCTATCACTGGAGCCAGAAAATAAAGTTGCAATTGTGAGTTGCGGTGTCGTTTTGCCGCTCGTAGACGTGCTCAAGCACGGCCAGCCAGAGGTCCGAGAGCACGCTGCCGCCGCCTTCTTCAGCCTGGCCCTTGAGGAAGAGAACCGGGTGACCATCGGCTCCCTAGGCGCCATCCCGCCGCTGCTCAGCCTGTTCTCTTGCCTGACCAACGCCGGCCTCCGGGCCCGTCGCGACGCCGGGATGGCACTCTACTACCTCTCCCTTGCGGATCTCAACCGTTCCAAGATCGCACAAACCGCCGGTGCTGTTCGGGCGCTGTTTGCTGTCGCGGAAGCGACAGGAGAGTGCGAGGCCGCCGCAGCAATTCAAACCTCGCCACGGCGGCTGGGCCCTGGCCTGCCACGGCTGGCGATGATGGTGATCAGCCACCTGGCGGCGTGCAGTGATGGGCGCAGCGCATTGATGGATGCCGAGGCGATTGCGGCGGCGGTGGCGCTAATGAGGAGTGACGCCGCGGCGATGGAGGAGCACTGCGTGGCGGTGCTCTATGGAATGAGTCGGGACCGATACAGGTTTCCGGGCTTGGCGAGGGCCGCGGGGGCAGAGCAGATTCTGATGAGGGTGGCGGAGGGAGGCAACGGCGATGTCCGGCGAAGGATGGCTACGAAGACACTGCGAGCGATAAGGAGGCAGGACGACGACGAGACGGCGCCAGTTTCACGACGGACGACAGGTTCCACGGCGGACGGCAACAGTAGGGCGAATTCGGACGGGTTGGTGTCGTTTCGACTCGATAACACGGCGGCCGGTGACGGATCCCACAACAAGTCAGCGCCGTTCTAA